The Capsicum annuum cultivar UCD-10X-F1 unplaced genomic scaffold, UCD10Xv1.1 ctg52718, whole genome shotgun sequence nucleotide sequence ccacccattaccacccacagccacaactacacgaaagtataaaaaatatacagatatacacggtggtagtatcaaagcagcagcaacaaagaaatacaaggctcacacaaattcaaagggatactcccaaaacaaaactatactcaataaTGGAATAtgcaatactgaaataatactaagaatggaatatgcaataatgaaataaaataaaatatgaaataacgaaaataacaaaggttagaggTCACTGGATTACGCTTGgggctgcggctgctggagacggagcGACGGGTGGCGGCTGGGGACCGGACGGCGGCTGGCTGGGGACCGGGTGGCGGCTGGGGGAGGGCTGGTGTACCCCGTCGGGGGGGTATGGGCAGGACAGCtaagggtggggtgggggtcTGCACAACCGGGGGGGGGGGGGCCGGCTTAGAACCGGCGGTCGGCGCCGGAGGGTGGCGACGGGGTCGGCGCCGCGGACCGGAGGTCGGTGCCGGCGGTGAAGTCGGGTCGGCACCGAAGGACAGCagcggcgccggggaccggggacCGGTGTGGGAGAGAGGGTCGGCGCCGGAGGTCGGCGCCGGAGCCGGAGGTCGGGCCCGGAGGttgggtcgggtcggcgccgacggtcggcgacggcgacgggggccGGTGACCGGAGCTAGCGAGAGAGGGGGTAGGGAGGAATaaggaaatgactcttcactCATTCCTCCATCAccaattactatttttttcttagatattGAGAGGAATAAAGACAAGTAAAACACAATGGCTAGAGG carries:
- the LOC124892974 gene encoding rRNA 2'-O-methyltransferase fibrillarin-like produces the protein LEVTGLRLGLRLLETERRVAAGDRTAAGWGPGGGWGRAGVPRRGGMGRTAKGGVGVCTTGGGGAGLEPAVGAGGWRRGRRRGPEVGAGGEVGSAPKDSSGAGDRGPVWERGSAPEVGAGAGGRARRLGRVGADGRRRRRGPVTGASERGGREE